A portion of the Misgurnus anguillicaudatus chromosome 16, ASM2758022v2, whole genome shotgun sequence genome contains these proteins:
- the fgf18a gene encoding fibroblast growth factor 18a isoform X2 encodes MWAFLSTLAVVYIQMMLVMCDPLQVFGVDGVNFSVHVENQTRARDAMSRRHHRVYQLYSRTSGKHVQVLGRKISARGDDGDKYAQLVVEADTFGSQVRIRGKETNFYLCMNRRGKLVGKASNRSADCVFVEMVLENNYTALMSARYTGWYVGFTKKGRPRRGPHTLPNQQDVHFMKRFPPGEQPVFPPFRFTTVSKRIKRVRAARPR; translated from the exons ataTATCCAGATGATGCTGGTCATGTGTGATCCTCTACAG GTGTTTGGCGTGGATGGGGTGAATTTCAGCGTGCACGTGGAGAATCAGACCCGTGCACGAGACGCCATGAGTCGACGACATCACCGAGTATACCAGCTTTACAGCCGCACCAGTGGGAAACACGTCCAGGTGCTGGGACGCAAGATCAGCGCTCGCGGAGACGACGGAGACAAATATG CCCAGCTCGTAGTGGAGGCCGACACCTTCGGCAGCCAGGTGCGAATTCGAGGGAAGGAAACCAACTTTTACCTGTGTATGAACCGCAGAGGGAAGCTCGTAGGCAAG GCCAGTAATCGTAGTGCGGACTGTGTCTTCGTGGAGATGGTTTTGGAAAACAACTACACGGCCCTCATGTCAGCGCGCTACACGGGGTGGTACGTGGGCTTCACTAAAAAGGGTCGCCCTCGCCGCGGCCCTCACACGCTTCCCAATCAACAGGACGTTCACTTCATGAAACGCTTCCCTCCAGGAGAGCAGCCGGTCTTTCCGCCGTTTCGATTCACGACGGTAAGCAAGAGGATCAAAAGAGTCCGCGCGGCACGGCCACGCTAA
- the fgf18a gene encoding fibroblast growth factor 18a isoform X1, translating into MWAFLSTLAVVYIQMMLVMCDPLQVFGVDGVNFSVHVENQTRARDAMSRRHHRVYQLYSRTSGKHVQVLGRKISARGDDGDKYAQLVVEADTFGSQVRIRGKETNFYLCMNRRGKLVGKKASNRSADCVFVEMVLENNYTALMSARYTGWYVGFTKKGRPRRGPHTLPNQQDVHFMKRFPPGEQPVFPPFRFTTVSKRIKRVRAARPR; encoded by the exons ataTATCCAGATGATGCTGGTCATGTGTGATCCTCTACAG GTGTTTGGCGTGGATGGGGTGAATTTCAGCGTGCACGTGGAGAATCAGACCCGTGCACGAGACGCCATGAGTCGACGACATCACCGAGTATACCAGCTTTACAGCCGCACCAGTGGGAAACACGTCCAGGTGCTGGGACGCAAGATCAGCGCTCGCGGAGACGACGGAGACAAATATG CCCAGCTCGTAGTGGAGGCCGACACCTTCGGCAGCCAGGTGCGAATTCGAGGGAAGGAAACCAACTTTTACCTGTGTATGAACCGCAGAGGGAAGCTCGTAGGCAAG AAGGCCAGTAATCGTAGTGCGGACTGTGTCTTCGTGGAGATGGTTTTGGAAAACAACTACACGGCCCTCATGTCAGCGCGCTACACGGGGTGGTACGTGGGCTTCACTAAAAAGGGTCGCCCTCGCCGCGGCCCTCACACGCTTCCCAATCAACAGGACGTTCACTTCATGAAACGCTTCCCTCCAGGAGAGCAGCCGGTCTTTCCGCCGTTTCGATTCACGACGGTAAGCAAGAGGATCAAAAGAGTCCGCGCGGCACGGCCACGCTAA
- the fbxw11a gene encoding F-box and WD repeat domain-containing 11-A isoform X2, translated as MDPDMEDKTLELMNLTGMESQTNTDEVSSKKTSLYKLANGSVTGSRKRVSQGNYEKEKDLCFQLFDQWSESDQVEFVERLISRMCHYQHGHINTYLKPMLQRDFITALPAQGLDHIAENILSFLDARSLCSAELVCREWQRVISDGMLWKKLIERMVRTDLLWKGLSERHQWEKYLFKNRTNEVPPNSYYHSLYPKIIQDIETIEANWRCGRHNLQRIQCRSENSKGVYCLQYDDEKIISGLRDNSIKIWDKQSLECLKILTGHTGSVLCLQYDERVIVTGSSDSTVRVWDVGSGEVLNTLIHHNEAVLHLRFSNGLMVTCSKDRSIAVWDMASATDISLRRVLVGHRAAVNVVDFDDKYIVSASGDRTIKVWSTSTCEFVRTLNGHKRGIACLQYRDRLVVSGSSDNTIRLWDIECGACLRVLEGHEELVRCIRFDNKRIVSGAYDGKIKVWDLQAALDPRAPASTLCLRTLVEHSGRVFRLQFDEFQIISSSHDDTILIWDFLNVSNNGQPDGRSPSRTYTYISR; from the exons aacTTGACAGGGATGGAGTCACAAACTAACACAGATGAGGTCTCATCGAAGAAGACATCTTTATATAAG TTAGCGAACGGTTCAGTGACGGGTTCGAGGAAGAGGGTGTCTCAAGGGAACTACGAGAAGGAAAAAGATCTGTGCTTCCAGCTGTTTGATCAGTGGTCAGAATCTGATCAGGTGGAGTTTGTGGAGCGTCTCATCTCACGAATGTGCCATTACCAACACGGCCATATAAACACTTACCTTAAACCCATGTTACAGAGAGACTTCATCACCGCGCTACCAG CTCAGGGTTTGGATCACATAGCTGAGAACATCTTGTCGTTCCTGGACGCTCGCTCTCTGTGCTCGGCTGAGCTGGTCTGTAGAGAGTGGCAGAGGGTCATCTCGGATGGAATGCTGTGGAAGAAACTCATCGAGCGGATGGTCCGTACGGATCTGCTTTGGAAAGGCCTTTCAGAGCGACATCAGTG GGagaaatatttatttaagaaCCGAACGAACGAGGTCCCGCCCAATTCGTACTATCATTCACTTTATCCCAAAATTATACAGGACATTGAG ACAATTGAAGCAAACTGGCGTTGTGGTCGTCACAATCTTCAGAGGATTCAGTGCCGGTCAGAGAACAGTAAAGGAGTTTATTGCCTTCAGTACGATGACGAGAAGATCATCAGCGGCCTACGAGACAACTCTATCAAA atTTGGGATAAACAGTCTCTGGAGTGTCTAAAGATCCTGACAGGTCACACTGGATCAGTTCTGTGTCTACAGTATGATGAAAGAGTCATAGTGACAGGCTCCTCTGATTCTACTgtcag gGTTTGGGATGTTGGTTCTGGTGAGGTCCTGAACACTCTGATCCATCACAACGAGGCGGTTCTGCACCTGCGGTTCTCAAACGGGCTGATGGTCACGTGCTCTAAAGATCGCTCTATTGCGGTGTGGGACATGGCGTCTGCCACCGACATCAGTCTACGCCGGGTGCTTGTGGGTCACCGGGCGGCGGTAAACGTGGTGGACTTTGACGACAAATACATTGTGTCTGCATCTGGAGACAGAACCATTAAA GTATGGAGCACTAGCACGTGTGAGTTTGTGCGGACACTTAACGGTCATAAGCGCGGCATCGCCTGCCTTCAGTATCGAGACAGACTTGTGGTCAGTGGATCTTCAGACAACACCATCAG gTTGTGGGACATTGAATGCGGTGCTTGTCTGCGTGTATTGGAGGGTCATGAAGAGCTCGTCCGTTGCATCAGATTCGACAACAAAAGGATTGTGAGCGGAGCCTATGATGG GAAAATTAAAGTTTGGGATTTGCAGGCTGCTTTGGACCCGCGGGCACCCGCCAGTACACTTTGTCTGCGCACACTTGTG GAGCATTCCGGCCGTGTGTTCCGACTGCAGTTTGACGAGTTCCAGATTATTAGCAGTTCCCATGATGACACAATCCTTATATGGGACTTCCTGAACGTTTCCAACAATGGACAGCCAGACGGACGATCGCCCTCACGAACTTACACGTACATCTCTAGATAG
- the fbxw11a gene encoding F-box and WD repeat domain-containing 11-A isoform X1, whose translation MDPDMEDKTLELMCSLPRSVWLGCSSVAESLCALRCLQSLPTSRAHNQNLTGMESQTNTDEVSSKKTSLYKLANGSVTGSRKRVSQGNYEKEKDLCFQLFDQWSESDQVEFVERLISRMCHYQHGHINTYLKPMLQRDFITALPAQGLDHIAENILSFLDARSLCSAELVCREWQRVISDGMLWKKLIERMVRTDLLWKGLSERHQWEKYLFKNRTNEVPPNSYYHSLYPKIIQDIETIEANWRCGRHNLQRIQCRSENSKGVYCLQYDDEKIISGLRDNSIKIWDKQSLECLKILTGHTGSVLCLQYDERVIVTGSSDSTVRVWDVGSGEVLNTLIHHNEAVLHLRFSNGLMVTCSKDRSIAVWDMASATDISLRRVLVGHRAAVNVVDFDDKYIVSASGDRTIKVWSTSTCEFVRTLNGHKRGIACLQYRDRLVVSGSSDNTIRLWDIECGACLRVLEGHEELVRCIRFDNKRIVSGAYDGKIKVWDLQAALDPRAPASTLCLRTLVEHSGRVFRLQFDEFQIISSSHDDTILIWDFLNVSNNGQPDGRSPSRTYTYISR comes from the exons TGTTCTTTGCCTCGTTCTGTCTGGCTGGGTTGTTCCTCGGTGGCCGAGAGTCTGTGTGCTCTTAGATGCCTGCAGAGCCTCCCCACCTCCCGGGCCCACAACCAG aacTTGACAGGGATGGAGTCACAAACTAACACAGATGAGGTCTCATCGAAGAAGACATCTTTATATAAG TTAGCGAACGGTTCAGTGACGGGTTCGAGGAAGAGGGTGTCTCAAGGGAACTACGAGAAGGAAAAAGATCTGTGCTTCCAGCTGTTTGATCAGTGGTCAGAATCTGATCAGGTGGAGTTTGTGGAGCGTCTCATCTCACGAATGTGCCATTACCAACACGGCCATATAAACACTTACCTTAAACCCATGTTACAGAGAGACTTCATCACCGCGCTACCAG CTCAGGGTTTGGATCACATAGCTGAGAACATCTTGTCGTTCCTGGACGCTCGCTCTCTGTGCTCGGCTGAGCTGGTCTGTAGAGAGTGGCAGAGGGTCATCTCGGATGGAATGCTGTGGAAGAAACTCATCGAGCGGATGGTCCGTACGGATCTGCTTTGGAAAGGCCTTTCAGAGCGACATCAGTG GGagaaatatttatttaagaaCCGAACGAACGAGGTCCCGCCCAATTCGTACTATCATTCACTTTATCCCAAAATTATACAGGACATTGAG ACAATTGAAGCAAACTGGCGTTGTGGTCGTCACAATCTTCAGAGGATTCAGTGCCGGTCAGAGAACAGTAAAGGAGTTTATTGCCTTCAGTACGATGACGAGAAGATCATCAGCGGCCTACGAGACAACTCTATCAAA atTTGGGATAAACAGTCTCTGGAGTGTCTAAAGATCCTGACAGGTCACACTGGATCAGTTCTGTGTCTACAGTATGATGAAAGAGTCATAGTGACAGGCTCCTCTGATTCTACTgtcag gGTTTGGGATGTTGGTTCTGGTGAGGTCCTGAACACTCTGATCCATCACAACGAGGCGGTTCTGCACCTGCGGTTCTCAAACGGGCTGATGGTCACGTGCTCTAAAGATCGCTCTATTGCGGTGTGGGACATGGCGTCTGCCACCGACATCAGTCTACGCCGGGTGCTTGTGGGTCACCGGGCGGCGGTAAACGTGGTGGACTTTGACGACAAATACATTGTGTCTGCATCTGGAGACAGAACCATTAAA GTATGGAGCACTAGCACGTGTGAGTTTGTGCGGACACTTAACGGTCATAAGCGCGGCATCGCCTGCCTTCAGTATCGAGACAGACTTGTGGTCAGTGGATCTTCAGACAACACCATCAG gTTGTGGGACATTGAATGCGGTGCTTGTCTGCGTGTATTGGAGGGTCATGAAGAGCTCGTCCGTTGCATCAGATTCGACAACAAAAGGATTGTGAGCGGAGCCTATGATGG GAAAATTAAAGTTTGGGATTTGCAGGCTGCTTTGGACCCGCGGGCACCCGCCAGTACACTTTGTCTGCGCACACTTGTG GAGCATTCCGGCCGTGTGTTCCGACTGCAGTTTGACGAGTTCCAGATTATTAGCAGTTCCCATGATGACACAATCCTTATATGGGACTTCCTGAACGTTTCCAACAATGGACAGCCAGACGGACGATCGCCCTCACGAACTTACACGTACATCTCTAGATAG
- the fbxw11a gene encoding F-box and WD repeat domain-containing 11-A isoform X3, with product MESQTNTDEVSSKKTSLYKLANGSVTGSRKRVSQGNYEKEKDLCFQLFDQWSESDQVEFVERLISRMCHYQHGHINTYLKPMLQRDFITALPAQGLDHIAENILSFLDARSLCSAELVCREWQRVISDGMLWKKLIERMVRTDLLWKGLSERHQWEKYLFKNRTNEVPPNSYYHSLYPKIIQDIETIEANWRCGRHNLQRIQCRSENSKGVYCLQYDDEKIISGLRDNSIKIWDKQSLECLKILTGHTGSVLCLQYDERVIVTGSSDSTVRVWDVGSGEVLNTLIHHNEAVLHLRFSNGLMVTCSKDRSIAVWDMASATDISLRRVLVGHRAAVNVVDFDDKYIVSASGDRTIKVWSTSTCEFVRTLNGHKRGIACLQYRDRLVVSGSSDNTIRLWDIECGACLRVLEGHEELVRCIRFDNKRIVSGAYDGKIKVWDLQAALDPRAPASTLCLRTLVEHSGRVFRLQFDEFQIISSSHDDTILIWDFLNVSNNGQPDGRSPSRTYTYISR from the exons ATGGAGTCACAAACTAACACAGATGAGGTCTCATCGAAGAAGACATCTTTATATAAG TTAGCGAACGGTTCAGTGACGGGTTCGAGGAAGAGGGTGTCTCAAGGGAACTACGAGAAGGAAAAAGATCTGTGCTTCCAGCTGTTTGATCAGTGGTCAGAATCTGATCAGGTGGAGTTTGTGGAGCGTCTCATCTCACGAATGTGCCATTACCAACACGGCCATATAAACACTTACCTTAAACCCATGTTACAGAGAGACTTCATCACCGCGCTACCAG CTCAGGGTTTGGATCACATAGCTGAGAACATCTTGTCGTTCCTGGACGCTCGCTCTCTGTGCTCGGCTGAGCTGGTCTGTAGAGAGTGGCAGAGGGTCATCTCGGATGGAATGCTGTGGAAGAAACTCATCGAGCGGATGGTCCGTACGGATCTGCTTTGGAAAGGCCTTTCAGAGCGACATCAGTG GGagaaatatttatttaagaaCCGAACGAACGAGGTCCCGCCCAATTCGTACTATCATTCACTTTATCCCAAAATTATACAGGACATTGAG ACAATTGAAGCAAACTGGCGTTGTGGTCGTCACAATCTTCAGAGGATTCAGTGCCGGTCAGAGAACAGTAAAGGAGTTTATTGCCTTCAGTACGATGACGAGAAGATCATCAGCGGCCTACGAGACAACTCTATCAAA atTTGGGATAAACAGTCTCTGGAGTGTCTAAAGATCCTGACAGGTCACACTGGATCAGTTCTGTGTCTACAGTATGATGAAAGAGTCATAGTGACAGGCTCCTCTGATTCTACTgtcag gGTTTGGGATGTTGGTTCTGGTGAGGTCCTGAACACTCTGATCCATCACAACGAGGCGGTTCTGCACCTGCGGTTCTCAAACGGGCTGATGGTCACGTGCTCTAAAGATCGCTCTATTGCGGTGTGGGACATGGCGTCTGCCACCGACATCAGTCTACGCCGGGTGCTTGTGGGTCACCGGGCGGCGGTAAACGTGGTGGACTTTGACGACAAATACATTGTGTCTGCATCTGGAGACAGAACCATTAAA GTATGGAGCACTAGCACGTGTGAGTTTGTGCGGACACTTAACGGTCATAAGCGCGGCATCGCCTGCCTTCAGTATCGAGACAGACTTGTGGTCAGTGGATCTTCAGACAACACCATCAG gTTGTGGGACATTGAATGCGGTGCTTGTCTGCGTGTATTGGAGGGTCATGAAGAGCTCGTCCGTTGCATCAGATTCGACAACAAAAGGATTGTGAGCGGAGCCTATGATGG GAAAATTAAAGTTTGGGATTTGCAGGCTGCTTTGGACCCGCGGGCACCCGCCAGTACACTTTGTCTGCGCACACTTGTG GAGCATTCCGGCCGTGTGTTCCGACTGCAGTTTGACGAGTTCCAGATTATTAGCAGTTCCCATGATGACACAATCCTTATATGGGACTTCCTGAACGTTTCCAACAATGGACAGCCAGACGGACGATCGCCCTCACGAACTTACACGTACATCTCTAGATAG